The Fusarium oxysporum Fo47 chromosome II, complete sequence genome includes a region encoding these proteins:
- a CDS encoding chromatin assembly factor 1 subunit A-domain-containing protein yields the protein MPLYELSPNIQESEATGRKRSHDEFMGNNDGIDTAEDIKLPSLASDRPNGEFALSSTSSGERAPSPASSELSDPGTSTPPRRSPSPQTPAKTQITQTTINSTSKPATTLVKRKKLTPAEKAEKEKENARQKAEKEKENARLKEEREQKAAIRAVEKAKIEAEKAAKAKERDEKRRQKEEEKKRKDDEKKRKEEEEEKKARQQRTLGSFFKVPSTPKKTVDIPQPKNATSGDTSPAKPASEPPKNEYEKIFKPFFIKDNTRIAHIGPEMDTETREVKSKILDECVGGQRAGELDPSRFDPTRLFSLPSKPRKRGVLHHPVKHIMEQVYRETEKAENAGPEHVDKIMRDTRQKLSKVPMKVISFSQDVRPPYYGTVTFKPFVLGKLNMSQLARTPTARRLPLDYDYDSEAEWQEEEEGEDLDVDDDEEEMDDEDDMDEFLDDSEDAGLSRRIFANTIEPDSTGICFENGNTVANQVIYDHRMEFMHDGLQQTWGIDPFSTEYWEPEVKNKILKPMKTTAASDGNSKMPPPPTPANAFSALTGSNGNTDGDAPKLVKSELLDDVKRAILSNKALSKVGIIDFLYHQFRDDVSRTEVKNTVELVAEKIGKGRSKEWALKSGHEIAS from the exons ATGCCCCTCTACGAACTTTCACCGAACATTCAAGAATCTGAGGCTACTGGCCGTAAGAGAAGTCACGATGAATTCATGGGAAATAATGATGGAATAGACACCGCAGAAGACATCAAGTTGCCGTCTTTGGCTTCTGATCGACCGAATGGAGAATTTG CATTGTCTTCCACTTCATCTGGGGAAAGAGCCCCATCGCCAGCTTCATCAGAACTGAGTGATCCTGGTACAAGCACTCCTCCTCGTCGGTCTCCGTCCCCTCAAACACCAGCCAAGACACAAATCACACAGACGACTATCAATTCGACATCGAAACCTGCTACCACTCTggtaaagagaaagaaattGACGCCTGCTGAAAAAGCcgagaaggaaaaggaaaatgCCAGGCAGAAGGCagaaaaggagaaggagaatgcTCGACTCAAAGAAGAACGTGAACAGAAAGCAGCTATCCGAGCAGTTGAGAAAGCTAAgattgaagctgagaaggcaGCTAAAGCTAAAGAACGTGACGAGAAACGACGTcaaaaggaagaggaaaagaaacgcaaggacgacgagaagaagcgaaaggaagaggaagaggaaaagaaggctCGGCAGCAACGAACACTCGGctccttcttcaaggttcCGAGCACTCCTAAGAAGACTGTCGACATTCCTCAACCTAAAAATGCCACGTCAGGAGACACTAGCCCAGCAAAACCTGCGAGCGAACCACCAAAGAACGAATACGAGAAGATATTTAAGCCTTTTTTCATCAAGGACAACACACGAATTGCCCATATTGGGCCTGAGATGGACACCGAAACACGCGAGGTTAAATCTAAGATCCTAGATGAATGCGTTGGTGGTCAACGAGCTGGAGAGTTGGATCCTTCTCGGTTCGACCCAACTCGACTCTTTTCTTTGCCTAGCAAGCCTCGAAAACGAGGCGTGCTCCATCATCCAGTTAAGCACATCATGGAGCAAGTCTACAGAGAGACAGAAAAGGCGGAAAACGCGGGTCCTGAGCATGTTGATAAGATCATGCGAGACACCCGTCAGAAGCTTTCCAAGGTGCCCATGAAGGTGATTTCGTTTTCACAAGACGTGCGGCCCCCTTACTATGGAACCGTGACTTTCAAGCCATTCGTACTTGGAAAGCTCAACATGAGCCAGCTGGCTCGAACGCCAACAGCAAGACGACTGCCTCTTGACTACGACTATGATTCGGAAGCTGAGTggcaggaggaagaagaaggagaggatctcgatgttgacgatgatgaagaggagatggacgacgaagatgacatGGATGAGTTTCTCGATGATTCGGAAGATGCTGGTCTATCTCGACGAATCTTTGCAAACACCATTGAGCCAGACAGCACCGGGATCTGTTTTGAGAATGGAAACACCGTGGCGAATCAGGTTATCTACGACCACAGGATGGAGTTCATGCATG ATGGACTTCAGCAAACCTGGGGTATTGATCCATTCTCAACGGAATATTGGGAACCTGaagtcaagaacaagatacTCAAGCCTATGAAAACCACAGCGGCATCTGATGGTAACAGCAAGATGCCCCCTCCTCCTACGCCTGCGAATGCGTTCTCAGCTTTGACAGGCAGCAACGGCAACACTGATGGTGATGCACCAAAGCTCGTCAAGTCTGAGCTACTTGATGACGTGAAGAGAGCTATTTTGAGCAACAAAGCTTTATCCAAGGTTGGAATTATCGACTTTCTCTACCATCAATTTCGGGACGACGTGTCTCGCACTGAGGTGAAGAATACTGTAGAGTTGGTAGCAGAAAAGATCGGTAAAGGGCGCTCCAAGGAGTGGGCGCTGAAGAGTGGACATGAGATTGCCTCATGA